The Juglans microcarpa x Juglans regia isolate MS1-56 chromosome 2D, Jm3101_v1.0, whole genome shotgun sequence DNA window CTCTTACAAGTAAGAGTAGAACTAAACTTGATTGTGGTGTCTTCGACACCAGCTTCTTCAGCACGAAAATAGCATAAGGCTACACCATTTATTGCCCTAGATGCTTACTCGATACTAAACTTCTAATAACAAAATCAAGACTCCTAAGCTACACCATATGAGCTGAAAAATATCAGATATCAACTaagataaataaaacaataaatgagGCAATATTGAACTGGACCTATGGTAGACTTGGACTTCTAGTTCAAGCTATTTTGTTATCTGCATGACCGCGAGAGTAAAAAATTGGGTGCtggatttatataaaaatggcATTTGTTGtatgatttatattttagattgttTCAGAAAATTTGGTGTAAGTACTAGTAGGAAGAATGTCACATAAGATtaatgtgtgtttttttttaattacgtAGATACCATTACTCAGATTTAGCATGCTTGCTGCTGTATATCAAGATACTGATCATTATCATCTTGTTGCAGCTATTCGTTAGAAACTCTTATACATGGATTTAGGCACTGCAAGGTAGGCCTCCTTGACATTCATTTAATACATTAGATCAGTGATGTCTTCcagaaaagtaaattttactGACTTTAATGATAgtaaattttatgatttcaaTTCTTTTAGTAATAGTTGTTTGACGAAATTTTCTGTAGttctttcagtttttttttttttttcagattttagtaAGTGTTAATTGTTTGTAATATGATCCTTTTGTTCCTTTAaggtgaggtttggataatgagttgagatgaaagttgaataaaatattgttagaaaattattttttaatattattattgttttgggatttgaaaaaattgaattgtttattatattttttgtgggaatttgggaaaactataaatgattagatgagatgagatgagttgagataaactTTGAATCCAACTCACTTTCTTTATGATCTGTATAGGCATTGCCTGGACAAACACGTGACATGGTTCTTAAGAAATTCGAGAACATCAGGTGGGgaaaatattcacaaacttCCATATAATGTAGCTGGTTGGAATTTGAGAATGGGCTACCAAAGGTTGACTTACACACATCAATCTTCTACTGGAAAGCATCCTATGGCTCGAATGTCCTGGAGAAGATATTCAATGTCTGTTAGTTTGGAGGAGTCTTCATCGCTAAAGTCAGATGATTATTCTAGTAGTGATGATGCAATTGAAATGCCAGAGGAAGTTCTTGCTCAACCACTAGGAAGTGACGAGGTAAAGTCACGTTTtctttatatagttattttatgATGGGTTGAAAACATGAAATGTGTTCTTCTTTGATCCACTTTCCAGAAATGATCACTTATCTCAATCTCTTTAAAGTTGCATTTTTAGACAGTCGTGTAGTTTCATCTCAATCTATTGGTTGCCACTGGCACATGTTTGGAGATGGgaagtaaataaaaattgatggaTTGTTCTTTAGATCcaaatttcattctttcttaCATATTGGATACATTTATTGAAATGGAATATTATTCTCTCAAGAACCTATAATTTACTTCTTGTTGACACTAGGCTTCCTCTCTCCCTCAATAAATTTCtctgttacaaaaaaaaaaaaaaaaaaacatttggaaAGATTAGAAGTAGTTTATCGATATgtcaaacttaaaaagttaaaacaggAAAACTAATGGGGATCCTTGCATGACCCCTGTATTATTAGTAGTGATATATCTTCATGACTGGGCTGTAGGCTGGTTTTATCTCATTGAGTTTGAAAATGGGAGACtgtaaattgggatttcctttGGGGTTTCCAATGAGCTATAATTTGGTGTAAAACTACGAAAGTACTTTGATCTCACATCAGTATTGAAAAGCACATGTTAAAAATTATTGCACAGTAATAACCCAATCAGCTTAGCTTAAAATGCTTAGTTATTGTTGTTGACACATATTATTGTTGACTTTATTGTGACTAGCATACATATTACTCCTTTTAGATATTTAGAGCTAATGCTTATGGTAATTATATGTCAGCTGAAGTCACTGTTGGCTGATTCTGAAAGAGAAAGgctcattaaaaaattaagcgAAGCAAATCAACAAAATCGCTTTCTCAAACGACAGGTTTGTAGATATTTACATGGTATGCCTATCAAGATATTCCTAAATTAAGATCTAAAGTCAGCTTTGCTAGTGTTGTAACTGGTTTGGTTACATTCTGATTCAAGAAAAATTGCACAGTGATGGCTTGTATAGCAATAAGAAACATATAATTTCCACATAAGATCTTTTCATTTGTCtactctgtctctgtctctctctccgcGGGAGGGGTGGGGTTGCAGAGAAAATGTCACTGCAATACCTTTGGATTTTGAATGGCAGAAGAATTATGACTACTGCACAAAGCTATTTATGTGTTATGGCATGGGTGAACATGACTTGAGAATTACGAAATAATAGAGAATGCCCCTTTGGGATGGCTCTGATAACAGCCCCAACCCCAATATGCCCAACCCCAAAAATAGAATCCTCAGTCCAAGCATGCACAGCATATGGGGTTCTACAGCAGTCCTTCACCAGGGCCTTTGTACTCCTAGGTCAGTACAAGAGAAAGTAAACGGGCTCAGATACTATATCTTGGTTCAACTCCTTTGTCCTGAAACACACACTTCCCCCAACACCCTTACATGGGCTTACCAGCTGCAAAGCATGTATAATGTGTGGGGTTGATgctttaggccttgtttgtttttgaagatgagatgagatgagatgaattgagattaaagttaaaaagttgaataaaatagttaaaatatatatttttaatattatttttgttttggaatttggaaaagttgaattgtttattttattttatgtgagaatttggaaaagttgtaatgattagattagatgagatgagatgagttgagatgaactatgaaaacaaacgaggcctaaaaggGTAGAGGACAATTCAAAGATCACAACAAGTGTGGAAGATTCCTGAACAATCCAATGCTTTTGTCTAATGCCtcaaaaaatatgaattattaaataaataattccatgacatgcataaaaaattattctaggCCCCTAGCATTGATATCTGACGTGAAGCATTTTTAGTTTGCTGAGTAGAATATAAATCTGACACTTAACCATTTTCACGGCTCATTATGCTTGTCTATGAAAAACATAAGAAGAGAAACTTTAGTTAATGCAAAATGATACCCTGTAAAAAATTGTTCCTAACATCTCTGATTGGAAGGGTGCAAATGGACGCTTCTGAGATCCAAAGCAAATACCTAGAGCAGCAGAATTTTGATCAGATTATTGTTTATAAGAAAAGCCTTTAGACCCACATCTTCTTTTAATCTCTGATCTATGCAGTTGTACATAAAGGAGGACGCGTTGGTAAATTTCAAAAGCGAACTTGCCGTCATGGAACTTGAAATTCAGGTCTGTTATTAGTCTATGATGTCTGTCACGAGGTTATGGCTTGACATTTGAATAATCCAAGTCTCAATTAGGTCAACATTCTTCATTCCATATTCGACTTTCTCAACCATCATCTGTATAGTGTAAATTCTTTCTTGCCTAAAAAAGAAAGTTTGTATTTCTCTGTAATACAAGCAACACTTTTAATGCTCTAGCATCTATATTGCTAGAATAGTAAGTGTTATCAAGTACATTTAGCATCTATAGTCTGCTGAAATGGTTCAAGATGGCACCTTCTGGCTGAGTGGAATGGCTTGACTAAATATTGTCTGATCCTACTTCCAATGATTACTTAAACAATATATCAGGATCAGACTGTTTCATTGTTGGCAGTCTCACCACTTGAGTAATAACAT harbors:
- the LOC121248840 gene encoding protein PTST, chloroplastic isoform X1; the encoded protein is MDLGTARHCLDKHVTWFLRNSRTSGGENIHKLPYNVAGWNLRMGYQRLTYTHQSSTGKHPMARMSWRRYSMSVSLEESSSLKSDDYSSSDDAIEMPEEVLAQPLGSDELKSLLADSERERLIKKLSEANQQNRFLKRQLYIKEDALVNFKSELAVMELEIQALVTLAEEIAKSSIPAGSRKINGRYIQSHLLSRLEAVREKLKEQIKDVDGAQSKEVSLFWCGMAESVQVMGTFDGWSQGEDLSPEYTGSFTKFSATLMLRPGRYEIKFLVDGEWHLSPEYPTVGEGLMKNNLLIVE